The following is a genomic window from Coprobacter tertius.
TAAAGAAGGAATAACTTTACCTACAGCTTTAGCAGCACCGGTAGAAGAAGGGATAATGTTGCCAGAAGCAGCACGACCACCTCTCCAGTCTTTCATAGAAGGACCGTCAACGGTTTTCTGTGTAGCAGTAGTAGAGTGAACGGTAGTCATCAAACCGTCGGTGATACCGAATTTGTCGTTCAGAACTTTGGCGATAGGAGCCAAACAGTTTGTAGTACAAGAAGCGTTAGAAACGAATTTAGTACCTTTAACATAGGTTTTTTCGTTTACACCGCAAACAAACATAGGAGTATCGTCCTTAGAAGGAGCTGACATTACAACATATTTTGCACCAGCGTCGATATGAGCCTGAGCTTTTTCTTTAGTCAAAAACAAACCTGTCGATTCAACTACATATTCAGCGCCAATTTCGTTCCATTTCAGGTCAGCAGGATTTTTTTCTGCAGTTACACGGATTTTTTTACCGTTTACGATCAATTGGTTTTTTTCCACGTCAGCTTCGATAGTACCATCGAATTGTCCGTGCATTGTGTCGTATTTCAACATGTATGCCAAGTAATCTACCGGGCAAAGGTCGTTAATACCAACAATTTCAATGTCATTTCTTTTTTGAGCAGCACGGAAAACGAAACGTCCGATACGGCCAAAACCGTTAATACCTACTTTAATCATTGTAATAAAACTTTAAAGGGTTTATTATAAAAAACAAATTAATTGCGTTTTTAATTTCAAGTCTTTCTTTCTCGTTTCGTGTCTTCCTTGTTTTTTAGCATCCGCATGGATTGGTAGTTCCGCATGATGCTAATAATAAAACAGCGGATAGAAAAGTTGCGATCAAGATCAGCCCGAATGCTTTCATTTGCGTGTTTATTTTTCCGGTGCAAAGGTAACTATTTTATTTTCGAAAAAATAGATTTTTGATATAAAAATGGAGAAAAAATTCAGTATTTAAAGAAGAAGATTGTCTTTCTTTCCTATTTTGTCATGTTGAGTTGTCAATTTGGGTAACTTATTGTCTTTTTGAAAAATGCCTTTATAGTATGTAATAGTTTTACGTCTTATACTCAGTTGGGGCGGGTATGAGTATCGGGAATATTTTCGGATAATAATTTTGTATGTAAAACTGAAAATTAAAACATGAAAATTCTTTTTTGGGGGAAGGGAAGGTTATGTGAAAAAGTATGTGTGATTAATTTAAAATTTTTCAGGAACAAAAAGTTTAGAGTGTCATATCTATAGCTCCTCGTTCCTGAAAAATATATATTAGTATTGTTCTGATTCGTTCGGGAAGTCCTTTGTTTTAACATCTTTGATATAATTTCCTACGGCATCGGTTATGATGGTTGAAAGGTCGGCGTAACGGCGCAGGAAACGGGGTGAAAATCCTTTATTGATTCCAAGCATGTCGTGCATGACCAGAACCTGTCCGT
Proteins encoded in this region:
- the gap gene encoding type I glyceraldehyde-3-phosphate dehydrogenase; translation: MIKVGINGFGRIGRFVFRAAQKRNDIEIVGINDLCPVDYLAYMLKYDTMHGQFDGTIEADVEKNQLIVNGKKIRVTAEKNPADLKWNEIGAEYVVESTGLFLTKEKAQAHIDAGAKYVVMSAPSKDDTPMFVCGVNEKTYVKGTKFVSNASCTTNCLAPIAKVLNDKFGITDGLMTTVHSTTATQKTVDGPSMKDWRGGRAASGNIIPSSTGAAKAVGKVIPSLNGKLTGMSMRVPTLDVSVVDLTVNLAKPATYAEICAAMKEASEGELKGILGYTEDAVVSSDFLGDARTSIFDAKAGIALTDTFVKVVSWYDNEIGYSNKVLDLIAHMASVNK